The Sinomonas sp. P10A9 genome contains the following window.
GATCACCGAGGTCACGGCCCTCCACCTCACCGACGCGGAGATGAGGTCGCAGATGATCAGCGCCACGGCCGCCCCGATCCTGCGCTCCGAGGTGCTGCAGGCACAGTCGGCAAACGTCCAGACCGTCAGCGGGGCAACCATCACCTCCGATGCCTACCTGACCTCCCTCCAGGCGGCCCTCGATGCAGCCCATCTCTGATCCCACGCCCGTGCAGGCTCACGGCGAGCCGTCCCTGCCGGGTTCCGGCGAGCCCGCCCTGCAGGCCAGGACGTTCGTGTGCATGGGGACGGTCGTGAGCCTCACGATCCCCGTGCAGGCCGGTGCAGCGGACGCAGGCTCGGCTGTTCGTCCTGTGCTGTCAGGCCACACCGACGCGGGTTCTACCGCCGCGCACGACGCGCAGGCCGTCGTCGACCGGCTCGAAGCGGCCACAGCCGTCGTCGAGGACCAGTTCGCCGGCCTCGACGCGCAGTTCAGCCTCTACAAGCCCACCTCAGAGGCGAGCCGGATCGCGCGCGGTGAGCTCTCGCTCATGGAAGCGAGTCCGCTCATGCGGGACCTGTATGCGGACGCCATCCGCTGGCGGCGGCGCACCGACGGTGCGTTCACGCCCGAGCGGCCGGACGGGCTCCTGGACCTCAGCGGACTCGTCAAGGGCTATGCGATCGCCGAGGCGGGGCGGTCCCTCGCGGCCCTCGGCCTCACGGACTGGTGCCTCAACGCGGGTGGAGACGTGCTCGTGTCCGGCTCACCGGCACCTCGACCGCCGATCTCCCGGGACGGCGGGCCACGCGGGGGCGCTGGGGCCTCCGCGTGGCTCGCGGGAATCGTGGACCCAGCGGATCGGCGCACACTCCTGGGCGCCTATCCGCTGGGTGGAACGGGGACGGCCCCGGACTCGGTCATGGACGCGGTCATGGGCGCGGCCCCAGGCATGGGAACCAGCCCCGCGGTGTCCGGCCGCGCGCTGTCCGGCCGCGCGCCGCGGCTGGCCCTCGCGACATCTGGCTCGGCCGAGCGCGGCGACCACATCTGGACGGTCGGCATCCGCCGCGCTGGAGGCGGCGCCCAGCGCCCGGACTTCGTCCAGGTAAGCGTCGCGGCGTCGGACGTCGTCACGGCCGATGTCCTGGCCACCGCCATCGTGGCCGG
Protein-coding sequences here:
- a CDS encoding FAD:protein FMN transferase, coding for MGTVVSLTIPVQAGAADAGSAVRPVLSGHTDAGSTAAHDAQAVVDRLEAATAVVEDQFAGLDAQFSLYKPTSEASRIARGELSLMEASPLMRDLYADAIRWRRRTDGAFTPERPDGLLDLSGLVKGYAIAEAGRSLAALGLTDWCLNAGGDVLVSGSPAPRPPISRDGGPRGGAGASAWLAGIVDPADRRTLLGAYPLGGTGTAPDSVMDAVMGAAPGMGTSPAVSGRALSGRAPRLALATSGSAERGDHIWTVGIRRAGGGAQRPDFVQVSVAASDVVTADVLATAIVAGGRATLDTVTARWDVDVLVVTHDGALLATPGFRAPSAA